In the genome of Streptomyces sp. SAI-127, the window GACGCTGGAGACGGCACCGCCGTAGCCGACGGCGACGGGTACTTTCTCGGGTGTCGAGGTGGCTTGCGGCGGCGCTGCCGCCCCCACCGACACCACGGCGGCCGAGACCGCCAGGACCGACAGTTTCCGTGCGACAGGGCGACGCATCCGTACCTCCAGGCCAGGACCGTCCGCGCAGCGTAACCACATCACCGGGGCCCCGACAGCCCTCTTCGGGTCAGGTGTCATGCGAATGCCACACTTCGAACACCGGTACGTACCAACGGTGTCGGCCCGCTAGCATGCGCGCCCATGACTGACGACGTGCGCAATATCGTCCTGGGTGTGGTGGCGGCCGGCCTCAGCGCCGCGCTCGGCTGGCTCGCCCGGACATATCTGTGGAAGCGGAAGCTCCGCCGCAAGCAGGCCTTCTTCGGGCTGCCGGACAACTCCGAGTCGCTCCTGGTCGTGAACCGCGGCGCGGGCGGCCCGGACCTCGCGGTGATGCGCTACGACGTGTTCGCCCTCCTGGAGCTCGCCGCGCTCATCAAGGACTGCAACGCACACGCCCAGGTCCTTCCGCACGACGCGGCACGACAGGGCTTCGGCGAGCGCACCGAGTTCTGTGTGGGCGGACCGGCCTCGAACCGCCGTATGGCCGCACACCTTTCGTCCCTGCTGCCCGGTGTCCGCGTGAACGTGGACGCCGAGCCGAGCCCGGACCGCGGCGCCTTCCAGGTCGGCACCGAGCGCTACCGGGTGGAGGTCGGCACGTCCGAGTACGCGCTCCTCGCCCGGCTCACCGTCGACCAGAGCAACGGCGCCCGGCCAGTCTTCCTCTTCTGCGGCCAGACCGCGATCACCAACCAGGCGGCGACCCGCTATCTGGCCCGCAACCAGGAGCGGTTGACCCGCAAGTACGGCGACAGCACCTTCGTGCTGCTGCTGAAGGTGGTCAACTCCGGGGCCTACGGGCCGGACGTCGTGGAGCTGATCGCGGACGTGACACGGGAGGCCAAGACCCCCCTTCCGGCGCCCGCTGCTCCACGTAACTCCCACCGCGCCTCCTGAATTGATTCACACCACAACAATCGTTACTCCCACGTAACTTACCGACGGGTTACCTCCGGTAAAGCGTCGAGGTTACCGTCTGGTCACTTTGCAGTGACACGAGTAGGGAGTGACCCGTGGGACACCCTCGCAAGGCCCTGCGTACGACCACCGTGGGCGCCGTCTCCGCGACTCTGATCGCCGGTAGCGCCCTCGGACTCGCCCCCACCGCCCAGGCGGCGGACGCCATCCGCTTCGTCGACATCGCCGGCGACGGCGGCACGGTCCTCAAGGCGAACGTCATCTCGCCCGCCGGAGCCGACGGCACCCGGCGCTACCCGCTGCTCGTCCTGCCCACGAGCTGGGGCCTGCCGCAGATCGAGTACCTCGCCCAGGCCCAGAAGCTCGCGAACTCCGGCTACATCGTGGTCAGTTACAACGTCCGCGGCTTCTGGCAGTCGGGCGGGGAGATAGAGGTGGCGGGCCCTCCCGACACCGCCGACGCGTCCAAGGTCATCGACTGGGCGCTCGCCAACACCCCGGCGGACGAACGGCACATCGGGATGGCGGGCGTCTCCTACGGCGCCGGCATCAGCCTGCTCACCGCCGCCAAGGACAAGCGCGTCAAGGCGGTCGCGTCTCTCAGCGGCTGGGCCGACCTGATCGACTCGATCTACTCCGGCCGCACCCAGCACGTCCAGGCCGGGGCCCTGCTGGACGGCGCGAGCCTCGTCACCGGCCGCCAGAGCGCCGAAATCCGGCAGATCTTCGACAACTTCTACGCGTCGAACCTGTCGAAGGAGCAGGAGATGATCGATTGGGGGAAGAAACGTTCGGCCGCCACATATGTGGACCAGCTGAACCAGAACGGCGCGGCGGTCATGATGGCCAACGCGTGGGGCGACACGGTCTTCCCGCCCAACCAGTACGCGGACTTCTACGAGAAGCTGACCGGCCCGAAGAGACTGGAGTTCCGTCCCGGGGACCACGCCACCGCCGAGCTGACCGGGCTGTTCGGTCTGCCCAACGACGTGTGGACCGACACCGAGCGCTGGTTCGACCACTACCTCAAGGGCGTGGACAACGGGATCAACCGCGAGGAGCCGGTCCGGCTCAAGTCCCGTTCCACAGGCGGCTACGAGGGCTACCCGGACTGGAAGTCGGTCGGTGCGACCCGCAAGAAGGTCGCCCTCACGGGCACGACCACGATCCACACCAACGTCGACTCGGGCGCCGACGGCGGGATCGTCTTCCTGTCCAGCATCCTCGACCAGATCGCCCGGGTTCCCCCGGTCGCCTCGATCCCCCTGCTCCCCCGCCGCTGGGCCGCCGTATGGCAGTCGGAGAAGTACCGGACCGCCCAACAGGTGCGCGGCACCGCGAAGTTGCACACCACGGTGACACCTACCAAGGAGAGCGGCACCCTCGTCGCCTACCTCTACGACGTGGGGCCGCTCGGCCTCGGCAAGCTGGTCTCCAACGCGCCCTACACCTTCCACGGGCAGACGCCCGGGAAGCCGATCGGCGTCGACCTGGAGCTGTTCTCCACGGCCTACGACGTCCCGGCAGGGCACCGGCTGGCCCTGGTGGTCGACACGGTCGACCCGCTCTACATCGAGCACAACCCGTCCGGCGCCCAGCTGACCTTCTCCTCGCCGTCGAACGACCCGTCGTACGTGTCGATTCCGCTGCGCGAGCAGTGATCTCCGGCCGGCGCCGGGCGGGTATGGCTCTGTGACTGCTGCCCCCTACGGTTCAAGGGCCGTGGGGGGACCCCCAACCCGACAGCAGCGACCCGGGAGGCTCGGTCGCCATCACCGTGGGGATGAGCGGACCATCGTAGTCGAGGTTCAAGGACATGGCCGCGCCCCTCTCAGTGCTTGAGGATCTTGGAGAGGAAGTCCCTGGCGCGCTCGCTGTCGGGGTTGGTGAAGAAGTCGTCGGGGGCTCGGTCCTCGACGATGCGGCCGTCGGCCATGAACACCACACGGTTGGCGGCCGAGCGTGCGAAGCCCATCTCGTGGGTGACGACGACCATGGTCATGCCCTCCTGGGCCAGTTGGCGCATGACCTCCAGCACCTCGTTGATCATCTCCGGGTCGAGGGCCGAGGTGGGCTCGTCGAAGAGCAGGGCCTTGGGCTCCATGGCGAGGGCACGGGCGATGGCCACGCGCTGTTGCTGGCCGCCGGAGAGCTGGGCCGGGTACTTGTCGGCCTGGTCGGCGAGGCCCACCCGGTCGAGGAGTTCGCGGGAGCGGCGGTCGGCCTGCTCCTTCTTGCGCCCCCGGACCTTGACCTGGGCCAGCGAGACGTTCTGCAGGACCGTCTTGTGGGCGAACAGATTGAAGGACTGGAAGACCATGCCGACCTCGGCGCGGAGCTTCGCGAGGGCCTTGCCCTCCTCGGGCAGCGGCTGCCCGTCGAGCGTGATGGAACCGGACTTGATGGTCTCCAGGCGGTTGATCGTCCTGCAGAGCGTGGACTTGCCCGACCCCGAAGGGCCGATGACCACGACCACCTCCCCCTTGCCGACGGTGAGGTTGATGTCCTGCAGGACATGCAGCTCCCCGAAATACTTGTTGACGTCACGCAGTTCGATCAACGGATCGACGACGGCCATACCCAGCCCTACTCACTTCTCAGCTGTGTCGTGGTTGCCGCAACTTATCGAGGCAAGATCGCGCTTGAGGAACGACACGCACTTTTCGGTCATAAGCCGTATTTACGCCGCGCTTACGGCCATGGTTTCACTCCTCGGCGACCTCCGCGTAGAGCTGGGACAGCTCGGGCACCCCGCTCGCGGCCCACTCGTGTCCGGAGGCCACGACGTCGAACTCACGGCCGGACTCCAGCCGGATCACGGGCTGACCGTCCGAGCGCAGATCCCAGGCCGCTCCGGGGACGGTCCGCACGATGACCGTGCCCAGATAGAGCCCGGCGTCGTTGCCGAGCCAGAGCAGGATCTCCTCGTCGTCGCGCCAGCCCGGCACCAGCTGATCGAGCGCCTCCAACGAGGCCGCCGTGTCGTCCAGTCGGACACCCGAACGGGACGCGTGGGAGCGCAGGAGCTCGCACTCGGAGAGGAGTTCGGCGATGCCCTCGGGGTCGCGGGTGCCGGGCTTCTCACTCCGGCCGCCCAGAAAAGGGATCTTCATACGTCCAGCGTGTCACTCACCCGGCCGCATGCACCACAGGCGCGCGGGCTGTCGTTTCCGGTCGGCTTCGCACCGAGTCCGCTCATGGCGCGTCGACGTGCCGCCGATGTCTCCTTGGCGCCTCTATGCGTCTTTCGTCCTCTGAACCCTGTCGCGAGGGCTAGACGTCCAGGTCCACGACCACCGGCGCATGATCGGACGCGCCCTTGCCCTTGCGCTCCTCACGGTCGACGTACGCGTCGGTGACGGCCTTCGCGAAGGGCTCGTTGCCGTACACCAGGTCGATGCGCATGCCGCGGTTCTTGGGGAAGCAGAGCTGGCGGTAGTCCCAGTAGGTGAACGGGTGGTCGTACTTGAGTGGCCGCGGGACCACGTCCGACAGGCCCGCCTCGCGCAGGGAGGCGAGGGCCGCGCGCTCGGCCGGGGTGACGTGGGTGAGGCCCTCGAAGGCGGCCACGTCGTAGACGTCGTCGTCCGTCGGCGCCACGTTGTAGTCGCCCAGGACCGCGAAGGGGCGGCTGCCCGCGGCGTCACCCGCCACGGCGGCCCTGAGGGCCTCGAACCACTGGAGCTTGTAGGCGTAGTGCGGGTGGTCGACCTCGCGGCCGTTCGGCACGTAGACCGACCAGACGCGGACCGGGCCGCAGGTCGCGGAGAGGGCGCGGGGCTCCGGGGCGCCGTCGTAGCCCGGGTCGCCCGCCAGGCCCTTGACGACGTCCTCCAGGCCCACTCGGGAGATCACCGCCACGCCGTTCCACCGGCCGGTCGCGTGCACCGCCGCCTCGTAGCCCGCCTCGCGCAGCTGGTCGAACGGGAACTGCTCCTCGGCGATCTTGGCCTCCTGGAGGCACAGCACATCGGTGCCGGTGCTCTCCAGCCAGGCCAGCAGCCTCGGGAGGCGGGCGGTGATCGAGTTGACGTTCCAGGTCGCGATGCGCATGCCGAACAACCTACCGGGCGGCACTGACACTCAGAGTGCCGTGCTCTCCCTCGGCTGCAGCCGCAGGTGCTCCGCCCCGCCGAGCGCGCCGATCTGGTTGTCGTAGACCGGGCGGGCGAGGTCCGTGAGAAGGGCGTCGTGGATGTCGTAGGCGCGCTGCGGCTTGACCTCACGGACGTAGTCGATGACCTCGGAGATCTTGCTCCAGGGGGCCATGACGGGCAGCATCAGCGTCTCGACGGCGTGGTCGGGGACGGTGAGGGCGTCACCGGGGTGGAAGATCCGGCCGCCGTCGACGAGGTAGCCGACGTTGGTGATGCGCGGGATGTCCGGGTGGATCACGGCGTGCAGTTCGCCGTGCACCTGGACGTCGAAGCCGGCGGCGGTGAAGGTGTCGCCGTGGCCGACGGTGTGCACGCGGCCCGGGAAGGCGGTCGAGATCTTCTCGGCGACCGACTTCAGCGTCCAGATCTCCGCGGCCGGGTTGGCGTCCAGGGCCGTCCGCAACCGCTCCTCGCTGAAGTGGTCAAGGTGTTCGTGCGTGACGAGGATCGCGTCCGCGCCGAGGGCGGCGTCCTCCTCGCTGAAGGCCCCGGGGTCGAGGACGAGCGTCTGTCCGTCCTTCTCGAGACGGACACAGGAGTGCGACATCTTCGTGAGCTTCATGGGTCCATCCTGCCCCTGGGCGAAGCGCCCGGCTCACTCGGTGGGGGTGGTCTCCTCGCGGATCACCTGCTGGGCCACCTTGAACGCGCTGTTGGCCGCCGGGACACCGCAGTACACGGCCGCCTGGAGGAGCACCTCCTTGATCTCGGACGGGGTGAGGCCGTTGCGCAGGGCGGCCCGGGTGTGGAAGGCGAGCTCGTCCAGATGTCCGCCCGCGACCAGCGCGGTGAGGGTGACGCAGCTGCGCGAGCGGCGGTCGAGGCCGGGCCGGTCCCAGATCTCGCCCCAGGCGTAGCGGGTGATGAACTCCTGGAAGTCACCGGAGAACTCGTCGGCCTGAGCGAGCGCCCGGTCCACGTGCGCGTCGCCGAGTACCTCACGGCGCACCTTGATGCCGGCGTCGTACGGGTCGGGACGGGTCCCCGACTGGGGGGCGGGGGCGGCCGGGGCGATCTCGGCGATCGCCACCGGTTGCGGCGGCGCGGCCGTCAGGACCGCCTGGAGCGGGGTCGCGGGGATCGCGGTCTGGCCGGTGGCCGAGTCGAAGGCGGGCTGCCAGGCGGTGGAGAAGTGTCTGACCAGCAGGTCGGTGACGGCCGCGGGCTGCTCGACCGGCACCAGGTGGGAGGCGCCGGGCACGACGGCGAGCCGGGCGTCCGGAATGCCCGCGACCAGGGTGCGGGCCTCGGCGGGGCCGGTGACCTGGTCGTCGGAGCCGACGAGGACGAGGGTCGGCACACCGACCCTCGCGAGGTCGGCCCGCACGTCGAACGCGGCGAGCGCCTCGCAGGCCGCGATGTAGCAGCCCGGGTCGGTGGTGCGCACCATCTGCACGGCCCACTCGGTGATCGCGGGCTGGGCGGCGGCGAAGCCGGAGGTGAACCAGCGCTCGGGCGATGTGCGGGCGATGGGATCGAGCCCGTTCGTCCGTACGATCACCCCGCGCTGGCGGAACTCGTCGGCCGTGCCGAAGCGGGGCGAGGCGGCGATCAGCGCGAGTGAGGCGAGCCGCTCCGGGTGGCGCAGCGCCAGCTCCATGCCGACCGCGCCGCCCAGCGCGCAGCCCGCGTAGCCGAAGCGCTGGATGCCGAACTGGTCGAGCGTGGCGAGCAGCCGGTCGGTGAGATCGCGGACCGAGCCCGCCGGGTAGGCGGGCGCGCCGCCGTGCCCCGGCAGGTCGAACCGGAAGATGCGCCACTGCTTGACCAGCTCCGGGACCTGGCGGTCCCACATGTGCCACGTGGTCCCGAGCGACGGGCCCAGGATGAGGACGGGGGCGTCTTCCGGGCCGTCGAAGCGGTACTGGAGGGCGGGGGTCTTCGTCTCACTCACGGCCCCCACGCTAACCGCCTTTTCTTACGTTTCGGACCCTGGGCCCCCGCTCCTCACACGTGGCTCCCGAACATCACCGCCGCACTCTCACACGGCCTTCACCCGGTGCCGGGATGCGGCGTCCGAGAGACGGCTCGGGGCCCGTGGGGGTCGAGGCAATGCCCTCACCCGCCGCGTCGAACTCGCCCGAGGAGGCTCCTGCCACGTGCGACAGCGGTCAGCTTCGGGCGGTTCAGAGGTCGGTCGGTGTGCCCAGGCCCGTGAGGGCGCCTACCGGGTCCAGGTCGGGGGTGCCGCGGGGCCACCAGTCGTCGCGGCCCGGTTCGGACTCGTAGGCGTACCACAGGCCGTCGCGGCCGAGGCGGAGTTGGATGTGGCCGCGGGGATGGGTGAGGTGATTGTGCCAGGGGCGGAAGGCGGGGAGGTCGGCGGCGAGGAGGAGGGGCCGCGCGCGGTCGAAGCGGCCGGCCGGTGGGTCCCAGGGTTCTTCGAGGACGGCGAGTCCTTCGATCCCGCCCTGTCTCCAGGCGGCGACCGCGCGGGCCAGATCGGCCGGGGTGCGGTCGGTGGCGGCGGCGAGGGAGGCGTAGAGAGCTCGGGTGCCGGCGGTGAGGCCGGAACCGGGGCGGGCGGCGGCGAGGCGTACCGCGTCCTGCCACAGGGTGAGTTCACCCACCGGGTCGCGACCGGTGCCGAGCAGAGCGTGGGCGCGGGCGGCGGCGTCGGTGGCCAGCTGGTCCAGGGCGAAGGGGTCGGGGCCGCCCGGGGACGCGGGGTAGGCCGGGGGCTGCTCGGGGTGCGCGGGGGCGGGCAACGGCGCCGGAAGCGGCGGGAGTCGGCGAGGCGCGAGGGCTTCACTGGCCCGTACGCCGGGCAGGGGCGCCGGTTCCTGTTCCTGTGCGGCACGGGCCGCGCGGGCGGCGCTGAGGCGGGACAGGGCGTCCAGCAGCTCCCGTTCGCCCCGGCCGCGCAGCAGGAGCAGGACGAAGGGATCGGCGTCGAGCAGGCGTGCCGTCTGGTAGCAGAGGGCGGCGGCGTGCTTGCAGGGGTGACCGCGGTCGGGGCAGCTGCATTGCGGTTCGAGATCGCCCGGGCCCGGGAGCAACGGCACTCCGCACTCGGCCAGCGCCTGAGGCATCTCCTTGTCGAGGAGTGCGGCGATGTGTCCGGTCCGGTCGGCGGCGAGGTCCAGGAACCGGTCCCAGTCGGCTTCGCCGAGCGTCCGCAACCGCACCTGCACGCGGTACGGCCGGGGGCGGCTCCCCTGCACATAGGCGAGCACCAGCCCCGGCGTCACGGTGATCGCGTCCACATGCCCCTGCTCGGCATAACTCCGGCCCCGCGCAAGCCGCTTGGCGTCCAGCGCGCCCTCCTCCAGCGCGGAGACCCAGGCGTTGCCCCACCAGGTGGCGGCGAACCGGGCGTCCTCGTCGGTCCGGGGCGCAAAGGCGGGGAAGGTGCGACGCAGGTCGTTGTCCCGGTTGGGGGCGGCCATGGAGTGGGGGCGGTGTGCGGAGGCAGGGGTGGGTGCGGGTGCGGCTGCCGGGTGGAGCCGGTTCTCGTCGGCGCCGGTGTCCGTGAAGGCGTCGCCGGGCGGATACGACGGAGCCGGGCCGACTCGGTCGCCGGTGCTCGGAGAGCTGTCGTCGGCAGCGGGTGGCCGTGGAACGGAACTCCCCTCCCGCATACCGTCGTTGTCCTCGGGCTCCTCCCCCGGCAGGGCCGCGTCGTCGGGCATCCGGAACGCGTCGGCCAGTAGCTCCCGTACATCACGCGCCCGGGCAGCGGCGGCCGGCCGCGGTGCG includes:
- a CDS encoding CocE/NonD family hydrolase, with translation MGHPRKALRTTTVGAVSATLIAGSALGLAPTAQAADAIRFVDIAGDGGTVLKANVISPAGADGTRRYPLLVLPTSWGLPQIEYLAQAQKLANSGYIVVSYNVRGFWQSGGEIEVAGPPDTADASKVIDWALANTPADERHIGMAGVSYGAGISLLTAAKDKRVKAVASLSGWADLIDSIYSGRTQHVQAGALLDGASLVTGRQSAEIRQIFDNFYASNLSKEQEMIDWGKKRSAATYVDQLNQNGAAVMMANAWGDTVFPPNQYADFYEKLTGPKRLEFRPGDHATAELTGLFGLPNDVWTDTERWFDHYLKGVDNGINREEPVRLKSRSTGGYEGYPDWKSVGATRKKVALTGTTTIHTNVDSGADGGIVFLSSILDQIARVPPVASIPLLPRRWAAVWQSEKYRTAQQVRGTAKLHTTVTPTKESGTLVAYLYDVGPLGLGKLVSNAPYTFHGQTPGKPIGVDLELFSTAYDVPAGHRLALVVDTVDPLYIEHNPSGAQLTFSSPSNDPSYVSIPLREQ
- a CDS encoding DUF6278 family protein, with the translated sequence MKIPFLGGRSEKPGTRDPEGIAELLSECELLRSHASRSGVRLDDTAASLEALDQLVPGWRDDEEILLWLGNDAGLYLGTVIVRTVPGAAWDLRSDGQPVIRLESGREFDVVASGHEWAASGVPELSQLYAEVAEE
- a CDS encoding amino acid ABC transporter ATP-binding protein is translated as MAVVDPLIELRDVNKYFGELHVLQDINLTVGKGEVVVVIGPSGSGKSTLCRTINRLETIKSGSITLDGQPLPEEGKALAKLRAEVGMVFQSFNLFAHKTVLQNVSLAQVKVRGRKKEQADRRSRELLDRVGLADQADKYPAQLSGGQQQRVAIARALAMEPKALLFDEPTSALDPEMINEVLEVMRQLAQEGMTMVVVTHEMGFARSAANRVVFMADGRIVEDRAPDDFFTNPDSERARDFLSKILKH
- a CDS encoding MBL fold metallo-hydrolase; protein product: MKLTKMSHSCVRLEKDGQTLVLDPGAFSEEDAALGADAILVTHEHLDHFSEERLRTALDANPAAEIWTLKSVAEKISTAFPGRVHTVGHGDTFTAAGFDVQVHGELHAVIHPDIPRITNVGYLVDGGRIFHPGDALTVPDHAVETLMLPVMAPWSKISEVIDYVREVKPQRAYDIHDALLTDLARPVYDNQIGALGGAEHLRLQPRESTAL
- a CDS encoding exodeoxyribonuclease III, with the protein product MRIATWNVNSITARLPRLLAWLESTGTDVLCLQEAKIAEEQFPFDQLREAGYEAAVHATGRWNGVAVISRVGLEDVVKGLAGDPGYDGAPEPRALSATCGPVRVWSVYVPNGREVDHPHYAYKLQWFEALRAAVAGDAAGSRPFAVLGDYNVAPTDDDVYDVAAFEGLTHVTPAERAALASLREAGLSDVVPRPLKYDHPFTYWDYRQLCFPKNRGMRIDLVYGNEPFAKAVTDAYVDREERKGKGASDHAPVVVDLDV
- a CDS encoding SWIM zinc finger family protein; the encoded protein is MTPGPADEARRALRAARERATREGTEDAGGQTATGADGVDAQETGSSSAQGTGGLAVEAVGSSAARGAGGLAGEGAGGPTAKDADGPVAEGANRSAAESATHRANADADEPGTHGGQDPALAAPGNAVPDPVPPESRPGDAARAALRGAVAARRAPSADADVDTGQRDAGAPSEASAGPPAGEMHRVAEPAPPAPAGHDAAPGGPEARPADAAREALRAARKRRAAAAAAEAALAGRSRRTAPSASRDRSPAPRPAAAARARDVRELLADAFRMPDDAALPGEEPEDNDGMREGSSVPRPPAADDSSPSTGDRVGPAPSYPPGDAFTDTGADENRLHPAAAPAPTPASAHRPHSMAAPNRDNDLRRTFPAFAPRTDEDARFAATWWGNAWVSALEEGALDAKRLARGRSYAEQGHVDAITVTPGLVLAYVQGSRPRPYRVQVRLRTLGEADWDRFLDLAADRTGHIAALLDKEMPQALAECGVPLLPGPGDLEPQCSCPDRGHPCKHAAALCYQTARLLDADPFVLLLLRGRGERELLDALSRLSAARAARAAQEQEPAPLPGVRASEALAPRRLPPLPAPLPAPAHPEQPPAYPASPGGPDPFALDQLATDAAARAHALLGTGRDPVGELTLWQDAVRLAAARPGSGLTAGTRALYASLAAATDRTPADLARAVAAWRQGGIEGLAVLEEPWDPPAGRFDRARPLLLAADLPAFRPWHNHLTHPRGHIQLRLGRDGLWYAYESEPGRDDWWPRGTPDLDPVGALTGLGTPTDL
- the pcaC gene encoding 4-carboxymuconolactone decarboxylase — translated: MSETKTPALQYRFDGPEDAPVLILGPSLGTTWHMWDRQVPELVKQWRIFRFDLPGHGGAPAYPAGSVRDLTDRLLATLDQFGIQRFGYAGCALGGAVGMELALRHPERLASLALIAASPRFGTADEFRQRGVIVRTNGLDPIARTSPERWFTSGFAAAQPAITEWAVQMVRTTDPGCYIAACEALAAFDVRADLARVGVPTLVLVGSDDQVTGPAEARTLVAGIPDARLAVVPGASHLVPVEQPAAVTDLLVRHFSTAWQPAFDSATGQTAIPATPLQAVLTAAPPQPVAIAEIAPAAPAPQSGTRPDPYDAGIKVRREVLGDAHVDRALAQADEFSGDFQEFITRYAWGEIWDRPGLDRRSRSCVTLTALVAGGHLDELAFHTRAALRNGLTPSEIKEVLLQAAVYCGVPAANSAFKVAQQVIREETTPTE